The DNA window CAGACCCAAAATAATGGCCCAGAATTCCTCAAAAAAAGTTTTCTCGATGGTTAATTTCCCAAGGCATTGATCAATTCTCTGTGCTATTATCCCGCCGCGTTCACACCTTGAACGCTGTTGGCTTAAACATCCCACCCACGCGGAGTTTTCCTATAAAACCCCTGCGGTAGCCTGCATGCAATAAACATCCAAGCACACCTTTGAGAATATGACCGGCCAGGAAATTCAACTCAGAACGCTCAAGCTACTTGAGCAAAACCCCCACCTGTCTCAGCGGGAACTCTCCGCTGCGCTAGGCGTAAGCCTGGGCAAAGCTCACTACGTTTTGAAAGCGCTGGTCAATATGGGCTGGGTGAAATTAGATAACTTTCGCCGCAGTGACCATAAACTGGGTTATGCCTATCTGCTTACTGCCAAAGGGATTGCCGAAAAGGCTGATATTACGGTGCGATTTCTCGCTCGAAAGCAATTGGAGTATGAGGCACTGCGGGAAGAGATCGAGCAGTTGAAGGCTGAGGTGAGTGGTGGGGCTGGGGAGCCTGGGAGTCGATAATGGGTTTTATCGTGGGTCACGCTGGCGACTCTTTTGAGACCAGTACTTTTTAACAAATAAAACAACCAGTAAAAATTTATGTGCGGAATTGTAGGTGCGGTCGCAGAGCGGCCGATTGTAGAGATCTTAATTGAAGGCTTAAGGCGCCTGGAGTACCGCGGCTATGATTCTGCGGGTGTAGTGGTGCTCGATCAACAAGGAAACACTTCCTGTATCAAGCGAGAGGGTAAGGTGGAGGTCCTGGCTAAGGCTGTTAAAGAGCAATCGCCTCAAGGCACCACAGGCATTGCTCATACGCGCTGGGCGACTCATGGTGTGCCCTCAGAGCGGAACGCACACCCGCATCAGTCAGGAAATCGTTTTTCAGTGGTGCACAACGGCATTATCGAGAATCATGAGGAACTCCGTAAATCGCTTAGTGCCGATGGCTACACATTCAACTCTGATACAGATACAGAGGTGATTGTGCACTTGATCCATAAGCTATCAGCGGTTTGTCCCGATCTAAGGTCAGCTGTTTTCGCTGCCACTCAGCAGCTGGTAGGAGCCTATGGCATGGCAGTTGTTGATAGTCAGTCACCCGGTCAGTTAGTGGTTGCCCGCTCCGGTAGTCCTTTGGTTATAGGTTACGGCTTAGGCGAGCACTTTGTCGCCTCAGATCAGTTGGCACTATTACCCGTTACCCGTCGTTTTGCGGTGTTGGAGGAAGGCGATGTTGCGCGGTTAACCAAGGAGTCGGTGAGTATTACCGATGCGTCTGGAGAGCCGGTCAGCCGACCCATTAAAGAGTCAGATATTACAGCCGATGCGGGAGGTAAGGCGGGGTATAAGCACTACATGCTTAAAGAGATCTTTGAGCAGCCAGAAGCGATTCGTAGGACCCTTCAAGGTCGAATAGTTGATGGTAAGGTGGCTGAGGATGCCTTTGGGCATGGTTCGGTTGAATTGTTTAAGACAATAAAGCATGTGCAGATTGTCGCCTGTGGTACCAGTTACAATGCGGGCATGGTGGCGCGCTACTGGATTGAGCAGTATGTGGGTATAAGCTGCAGTGTTGAGATTGCTTCGGAGTTTAGATACCGGAAGTCCTTTGTCCACAAAGATTCACTGCTCGTTACACTCTCCCAATCGGGCGAGACTGCCGATACGTTAGCCGCGCTAAGATTGGCTAAATCTTTAGGCTATTCAGCTTCACTAACGATCTGTAATGTCGAAACGTCAAGCCTGGTCAGAGAATCGGACCTAGTTTATCTAATGAAAGCCGGTCCAGAGATTGGCGTGGCCTCAACCAAAGCCTTTACCGTTCAGTTAGCTGCATTATTGTTATTATCAAAAGCTCTGTGTGAAGCCAAATCAATCAATCAATATTTTTGCGAGGAAGCAGCGCAGGCATTAAATGCTTTGCCCGGGCATATGGAGCAGGCGTTTAGTCTGGAGCATTCCATTAAGGCGCTGTCCGAGCAGTTTGCTGATAAGAAACATGCGCTATTTTTAGGGCGTGGCGATCAGTACCCGGTAGCGATGGAGGGGGCTTTAAAACTTAAGGAAATCTCTTATATTCATGCAGAAGCCTATGCCGCAGGTGAGTTAAAGCACGGCCCGCTGGCCTTGGTTGATGCTGACATGCCAGTGGTGGTGGTAGCGCCAAACAATGAGCTGTTGGACAAACTGAAGTCTAACATTGAAGAGGTAAGAGCCCGCGGTTCGGTGATGTATGTGTTTGCCGACAGTGACGATCACTTTGAATCTGAGCCGGGTCTGGATGTAGTGAATATGGCACACGCAAATCATCTCATTGCGCCTATTCTGTTTAGCATTCCGCTACAGTTTCTGTCGTATTATGTGGCGCTGGTGAAGGGGACAGATGTGGATCAGCCAAGAAATTTGGCCAAGTCGGTGACGGTGGAGTAACTGATGGGGCATGAAGAGCAATAAATGCTCTTGTTGATACGTGAAAATTAGCTTCGCACATAGATATGAGCGATCAGATTATAGAAATAAAATATCAAGGACATCTGTAAATGAACGATCAATTAGCGTCTAGCGTCAGACCAATATTTATAATCGGAGTGCAAAAATGTATGACTACCTTCTGCCATAATATCCTTGCAGACTCGGTTCATGTTAGCGCACTAAAACGCAAAGAACTACATTACTATGATGGGTATCCTAACTACAGTTATTGCCTGCCATTTGAAGAGTTATTTGAGGTTTGTGACAAAACGAAGTATGTCCTTGACTCTACCCCTAGTTATTCCGTGGTACCCGGGGCGCTTGAACGGATACATCACAACCACCCAAATGCGATCATAGTAATCTGCACGAGAGATAAGTTAAAAAGAACAATCAGTCAGTATAACCATGAGCGGAGAAATGGTTTTATTGGAAATGAAGATATATTAAGTGTTATTGAAAAAGACCGAAATAGATATGATATTCGAGAAAGTTATTGGGATCATGTTTTAGGAAATTATGATCTAAAAAATGATTACACGGCATTGCTTACCAGGTGCAATTTAATGTTTTTAAGTGTTATTCATCTCAACTTTGATTACGGCATAGATGTTCAGGTCTCAAAATTGTCAGACGCACTTGGTATAACGTTAAGGATTCCTTTCGGGATCGAGAAGAATGAATCAGTTTTACCTAGGTTTAATGTTTTAG is part of the SAR92 clade bacterium H455 genome and encodes:
- a CDS encoding MarR family EPS-associated transcriptional regulator; the protein is MTGQEIQLRTLKLLEQNPHLSQRELSAALGVSLGKAHYVLKALVNMGWVKLDNFRRSDHKLGYAYLLTAKGIAEKADITVRFLARKQLEYEALREEIEQLKAEVSGGAGEPGSR
- the glmS gene encoding glutamine--fructose-6-phosphate transaminase (isomerizing), which translates into the protein MCGIVGAVAERPIVEILIEGLRRLEYRGYDSAGVVVLDQQGNTSCIKREGKVEVLAKAVKEQSPQGTTGIAHTRWATHGVPSERNAHPHQSGNRFSVVHNGIIENHEELRKSLSADGYTFNSDTDTEVIVHLIHKLSAVCPDLRSAVFAATQQLVGAYGMAVVDSQSPGQLVVARSGSPLVIGYGLGEHFVASDQLALLPVTRRFAVLEEGDVARLTKESVSITDASGEPVSRPIKESDITADAGGKAGYKHYMLKEIFEQPEAIRRTLQGRIVDGKVAEDAFGHGSVELFKTIKHVQIVACGTSYNAGMVARYWIEQYVGISCSVEIASEFRYRKSFVHKDSLLVTLSQSGETADTLAALRLAKSLGYSASLTICNVETSSLVRESDLVYLMKAGPEIGVASTKAFTVQLAALLLLSKALCEAKSINQYFCEEAAQALNALPGHMEQAFSLEHSIKALSEQFADKKHALFLGRGDQYPVAMEGALKLKEISYIHAEAYAAGELKHGPLALVDADMPVVVVAPNNELLDKLKSNIEEVRARGSVMYVFADSDDHFESEPGLDVVNMAHANHLIAPILFSIPLQFLSYYVALVKGTDVDQPRNLAKSVTVE
- a CDS encoding sulfotransferase domain-containing protein — protein: MNDQLASSVRPIFIIGVQKCMTTFCHNILADSVHVSALKRKELHYYDGYPNYSYCLPFEELFEVCDKTKYVLDSTPSYSVVPGALERIHHNHPNAIIVICTRDKLKRTISQYNHERRNGFIGNEDILSVIEKDRNRYDIRESYWDHVLGNYDLKNDYTALLTRCNLMFLSVIHLNFDYGIDVQVSKLSDALGITLRIPFGIEKNESVLPRFNVLARLGARFERLGWHKGFVLIKLLNRGRARPTKISDIDALTLSNLI